The following proteins are co-located in the Xiphophorus hellerii strain 12219 chromosome 2, Xiphophorus_hellerii-4.1, whole genome shotgun sequence genome:
- the LOC116737466 gene encoding aldo-keto reductase family 1 member D1-like → MNLSAESHSVPLSDGNQIPLLGLGTYGDPRKTPKGTTVECVKLAIDVGYRHFDGALVYFNEHEVGQAISEKIADGTVRREDIFYCGKLWNTFHPPELVRPALERTLQTLKMDYVDLYIVELPMAFKPGKEFYPRDENGKYIYHHTDLCATWEALEACKDAGLVKSLGVSNFNRRQLELLLTKPGLKHKPVSNQIECHPYFTQPKLLEYCRQNDIVVVGYCPLGSSRDASWVNLTCPPLLEDELLVSIGKKHNKSSAQVALRFNAQRGVVVIPKSFSRERIQHNFQIFDFSLTEEEMKAIEALNKNIRFVELLMWSDHPEYPFHEEY, encoded by the exons ATGAATCTTTCTGCGGAGAGCCACAGCGTTCCTCTTAGCGATGGCAACCAAATCCCACTTCTGGGATTGGGAACCTACGGAGACCCTCGAAAG ACGCCCAAAGGCACCACAGTTGAGTGTGTGAAGCTGGCCATAGATGTTGGCTACAGGCACTTTGATGGGGCGCTGGTGTATTTCAATGAGCATGAGGTGGGCCAAGCCATCAGCGAGAAGATTGCTGATGGCACTGTGAGAAGGGAGGACATATTTTACTGCGGCAAG CTCTGGAATACCTTCCATCCTCCCGAGCTGGTGAGACCTGCTTTGGAAAGAACGCTGCAAACGCTAAAGATGGACTACGTGGATCTCTACATTGTGGAGCTTCCCATGGCCTTCAAG CCCGGCAAGGAATTTTATCCGAGAGACGAGAATGGGAAATATATCTACCACCACACTGATCTCTGTGCAACATGGGAG GCGTTGGAGGCTTGCAAAGACGCCGGGCTGGTGAAGTCTCTGGGAGTCTCCAACTTCAACCGCagacagctggagctgctgctgacaaAACCTGGCCTCAAACACAAACCTGTCTCCAACCAG ATTGAATGCCATCCATATTTCACCCAGCCGAAACTTCTGGAGTACTGCCGTCAAAATGACATTGTTGTTGTTGGCTACTGTCCTCTTGGTTCCTCCAGAGATGCTTCTTG GGTAAATCTGACGTGTCCTCCCCTGCTGGAGGACGAGCTGCTGGTGTCCATTGGGAAGAAGCACAACAAGAGCAGCGCTCAGGTGGCGCTGCGCTTCAACGCTCAGAGAGGAGTGGTGGTGATTCCAAAGAGCTTCAGTCGTGAGCGCATCCAGCATAACTTTCAG ATATTTGATTTTTCCCTCACGGAGGAAGAGATGAAGGCCATTGAAGCGTTGAACAAGAACATCCGCTTCGTTGAGCTGCTGAT GTGGAGCGATCATCCAGAGTATCCCTTCCATGAAGAATACTGA